One region of Citrus sinensis cultivar Valencia sweet orange chromosome 6, DVS_A1.0, whole genome shotgun sequence genomic DNA includes:
- the LOC102613382 gene encoding probable membrane-associated kinase regulator 4, whose amino-acid sequence MQRETEKKRSSNEMVALREASSNHHDNEDYIDMEVSSSSSSNNFLCYSISSPPQSREFEFQMCSVSKDKDAATTSPADELFYKGKLLPLHLPPRLLMVQNLLQNSKIEDDSLEENFSIPFINTSSAATTNTSTPLESCNVSPSESCRVSSELNPDEYFFEWSNEMSGFINDDRSKKSWTRKLKQIKKSSLGQKLKASRAYLMSLFSKSTCSDEFCAKAACNAEVENISKGSDCLNKYMKVANKSPFGKTDNGRYKSIKKEMIEDVANSHRKSFSGAIQRHSPLKCSSSSTSTSSSGSSSSSSSFPFSSIGFCNLQLLKRSSSANSEVESSIEAAIAHCKQSQSQQLLSSRKNVSEAAGVCSLSASKIPVCGCQERPGVCSI is encoded by the coding sequence ATGCAAAGGGAgacagagaaaaagagaagttcAAATGAGATGGTCGCATTAAGGGAGGCTTCCAGCAATCATCATGATAATGAAGATTACATTGATATGGAGGTGagctcttcttcttcatcaaacAACTTCTTGTGTTATTCCATTAGCTCTCCCCCACAAAGCCGAGAATTTGAGTTCCAAATGTGTTCTGTTTCTAAAGACAAAGATGCCGCAACAACATCCCCGGCTGATGAACTTTTCTACAAAGGCAAACTCCTTCCTCTTCATCTTCCCCCTCGCTTGTTAATGGTTCAAAATCTTCTCCAAAACTCCAAAATTGAAGATGATTCCTTAGAAGAAAACTTTTCCATTCCCTTCATTAACACAAGCTCTGCTGCTACTACAAATACCAGTACCCCTTTGGAATCTTGTAATGTGTCACCCTCAGAATCTTGCAGGGTCAGCAGTGAATTGAACCCAGATGAGTATTTCTTCGAATGGTCAAATGAAATGAGTGGTTTCATAAATGATGATCGGTCAAAGAAGTCTTGGACTAGAAAGCTGAAGCAGATCAAGAAATCTTCACTGGGTCAAAAGCTCAAAGCTTCGAGGGCATATCTTATGTCATTGTTCAGTAAGTCCACTTGTTCAGATGAGTTTTGCGCCAAAGCAGCATGCAATGCCGAGGTAGAGAACATTTCGAAAGGCAGTGATTGTTTAAACAAGTACATGAAAGTTGCAAATAAATCTCCGTTTGGGAAAACTGATAATGGCAGATACAAGAGCATTAAAAAGGAGATGATTGAAGATGTTGCTAATAGCCATAGAAAGTCCTTCTCAGGAGCAATTCAAAGGCATTCTCCGTTGAAGTgttcatcttcatcaacttCTACATCTTCATCTggttcttcatcatcatcttcatcttttccATTTAGTTCAATTGGTTTTTGCAATTTACAGCTACTCAAGAGAAGCAGCAGTGCAAATTCAGAGGTTGAAAGCTCAATTGAAGCAGCCATTGCTCACTGTAAACAGTCTCAGTCTCAGCAGCTGCTTAGTTCAAGAAAGAATGTCAGTGAAGCTGCTGGGGTTTGTTCACTATCTGCTTCAAAGATTCCAGTTTGTGGGTGCCAAGAAAGACCTGGAGTTTGCAGCATATGA